A DNA window from Chthonomonas sp. contains the following coding sequences:
- a CDS encoding dihydrofolate reductase family protein produces the protein MALTIPVAHDFICPWCWIMVSQIRRLRMEFDVRFEFLAYELFPEELPWPEPAPKPVPSKRPKTPSRFALAVAAEGVPYPTSRRPENMRTHNAHLAVLHAKAVTGDDWPLMERLYEAYWLRGEEINDLEVILRLAEGLVPSLNDLRRAIENRRNADQIVGFDDAAYASGVYNVPTYFIEGERLAEQPYTTLQKAVAKAISHQTVYNDLRLPKPTDSRPAIVMNMITSIDGKIISGDRNEPVMDLGSPLDHQTLRQIEGAVDAVIIGAGTLRATPKIAFSHHLVRIVATESGDLDFGHKFFTDPGSVAVLSPKRPGQCPPEVAWIDSSNGLASALAQLKVERAVLEGGSELNAQFLREDLVDEIFWTIAPKVKLGRETPTMAGGEPLARADLLNFELVSSKAVGDEVFLRYRRATKPDSAT, from the coding sequence ATGGCGCTCACCATTCCCGTTGCCCACGACTTCATCTGTCCGTGGTGCTGGATTATGGTGTCGCAGATTCGGCGGCTGCGGATGGAATTCGATGTTCGCTTCGAGTTCCTCGCCTACGAGCTGTTCCCCGAGGAACTGCCGTGGCCAGAGCCCGCGCCCAAGCCGGTGCCGAGCAAACGCCCCAAGACTCCTAGCCGGTTTGCCCTGGCGGTAGCCGCCGAGGGCGTGCCCTACCCGACCTCGCGCCGCCCCGAAAACATGCGCACTCACAATGCGCACCTGGCCGTGCTCCATGCCAAGGCGGTGACAGGCGACGATTGGCCGCTGATGGAGAGACTCTACGAGGCATATTGGCTGCGCGGGGAGGAGATCAATGACCTTGAGGTCATCCTCCGGCTGGCCGAGGGACTGGTGCCGAGCCTCAACGACTTGCGCCGCGCCATCGAGAACCGCCGCAACGCCGATCAGATTGTCGGCTTTGATGATGCCGCGTATGCGAGCGGCGTGTACAACGTGCCGACCTACTTTATCGAGGGCGAGCGGCTGGCCGAGCAACCCTACACCACTCTGCAGAAGGCGGTGGCAAAGGCCATTTCTCACCAAACGGTTTACAACGATCTTCGGCTGCCGAAGCCGACCGACTCGCGCCCCGCGATCGTGATGAACATGATCACCTCGATTGATGGCAAGATCATCTCGGGCGATCGCAATGAACCTGTGATGGACCTCGGCTCGCCGCTGGATCATCAGACGTTGCGGCAAATTGAGGGCGCAGTGGACGCGGTGATCATTGGAGCGGGCACGCTCCGCGCTACACCCAAGATTGCCTTTTCCCACCATTTGGTGAGAATCGTCGCAACGGAATCGGGCGACCTCGATTTCGGGCACAAATTCTTCACTGATCCTGGCTCGGTGGCCGTGCTTTCGCCGAAGCGCCCGGGACAATGTCCGCCCGAAGTCGCGTGGATAGACAGCAGCAACGGGTTGGCCAGTGCCCTAGCGCAGCTCAAAGTCGAGCGAGCCGTGCTGGAAGGGGGTTCCGAACTCAACGCCCAGTTTCTGCGGGAAGATTTAGTGGACGAGATTTTCTGGACGATCGCGCCCAAGGTGAAGCTGGGTCGCGAAACCCCGACCATGGCTGGCGGGGAACCGCTCGCCCGCGCCGACTTGTTGAACTTCGAGTTGGTGAGCAGCAAGGCGGTCGGCGACGAGGTGTTTCTGCGCTACCGCCGTGCGACGAAGCCCGACTCCGCCACGTAG
- a CDS encoding ABC transporter permease: MNPLVGPQIRSAIEAETPVPLERVITARGIESKINSLVGEWPFAVIAMDKPDREYFRLKMRGGGIKGRDVVDGMPEAVISDPVARSLKKGLGDNLLQPSWDGRFSPKPVKIVGIVPSDVFFAYVSLDYHRAYHSPPIDLNLCFTKDPARQKEFDAWALQRFTTIDAKVFSYTYILAQSDQMFEILYRILNIVICVLVVVITFMMALLMNIHQTQRLQEYALLQALGYTKQQLVTRSLLEMSILIVGGWVAGCFMAYGLLSVVNAVLMYPRAFALDLLDRQAYLSTLPVPIAILATASYTILRNFRKFDPIGILERRTA, translated from the coding sequence GTGAATCCGCTTGTCGGGCCGCAGATTCGCAGCGCGATTGAGGCCGAAACGCCGGTGCCGCTCGAACGGGTGATTACGGCCCGCGGAATTGAAAGCAAGATCAACAGCTTGGTCGGTGAATGGCCGTTCGCGGTGATCGCGATGGACAAACCGGACCGCGAGTATTTCCGCCTCAAAATGCGGGGAGGCGGGATCAAGGGGCGCGACGTGGTGGACGGCATGCCCGAAGCGGTGATCAGCGACCCGGTGGCGCGCAGCCTCAAAAAGGGCCTTGGCGACAACCTGCTGCAGCCGTCGTGGGACGGACGCTTCTCGCCAAAACCGGTGAAAATCGTCGGCATTGTGCCGTCGGATGTGTTTTTCGCGTATGTCTCGCTCGACTATCATCGCGCCTACCACTCGCCGCCGATTGACCTCAATCTCTGCTTTACGAAGGACCCCGCGCGACAAAAAGAGTTTGATGCGTGGGCCCTGCAGCGCTTCACCACCATTGACGCAAAGGTGTTTTCGTACACGTATATCCTCGCGCAGAGCGATCAGATGTTCGAGATTCTCTATCGCATTCTCAACATCGTCATCTGTGTGCTGGTGGTCGTGATCACGTTCATGATGGCGCTGCTGATGAACATCCACCAGACGCAGCGCCTGCAGGAATATGCGTTGCTTCAGGCGCTCGGCTACACGAAGCAGCAACTCGTAACGCGCTCACTGCTGGAAATGTCGATCCTCATCGTCGGAGGCTGGGTCGCGGGTTGCTTTATGGCGTATGGCTTGCTCAGCGTCGTGAATGCCGTGCTCATGTATCCCCGCGCCTTCGCTTTGGACCTGCTCGATCGGCAGGCGTACCTCTCGACTTTGCCGGTTCCGATTGCAATTCTTGCGACAGCATCCTATACAATTCTCCGGAATTTCCGTAAATTCGACCCCATCGGAATTCTGGAACGGAGGACGGCATGA
- a CDS encoding ABC transporter ATP-binding protein, whose translation MIRLDQASLVYREQAKEVVACAPTSLEFLPGQFYGILGPSGSGKSSLLYLASGLKAPSSGNVTYRDQPLGKLDDLASAQLRQRSFGFVFQFPYLLGYLSLHENVCAGRSGADFSGEAAQLLSELGLADKMHRFPHEVSGGERQRTCVARALLGRPEVIFADEPTASLDHTAGHAVVELLQRLRGEGTLIMVTHDPTMIDQADHVIEIVDGEVTGQRSRSASARASESEPA comes from the coding sequence ATGATTCGGCTAGATCAGGCGAGTTTGGTGTACCGCGAGCAAGCCAAGGAGGTAGTCGCCTGCGCGCCGACGAGCCTGGAATTTTTGCCGGGACAGTTCTACGGCATCCTCGGGCCGAGCGGCTCGGGCAAGTCGTCGCTCCTCTATCTTGCCAGCGGGCTCAAGGCGCCCAGTAGCGGCAACGTGACGTACCGCGACCAACCGCTGGGCAAGCTGGACGACCTGGCCAGCGCGCAGCTTCGCCAACGCAGCTTCGGGTTTGTCTTCCAGTTTCCGTATCTGCTCGGCTACCTGAGCCTCCATGAAAACGTTTGCGCAGGCCGATCTGGGGCGGATTTTAGCGGGGAAGCCGCCCAATTGTTAAGCGAGCTTGGGCTCGCGGATAAGATGCACCGATTCCCGCACGAGGTGAGCGGCGGCGAGCGTCAACGCACCTGCGTCGCGCGGGCTTTGCTGGGTCGGCCGGAGGTTATTTTCGCCGACGAGCCCACCGCCAGCCTCGACCACACGGCGGGCCACGCGGTAGTCGAGTTGCTGCAGCGACTGCGTGGCGAAGGCACCTTGATCATGGTCACGCACGACCCGACCATGATCGACCAGGCCGATCACGTGATCGAGATTGTGGATGGCGAGGTCACCGGCCAGCGGTCGAGAAGCGCATCCGCAAGAGCGAGCGAATCTGAACCAGCGTGA
- a CDS encoding extracellular solute-binding protein, translated as MRTWLLGLAACFAAAIAVAQPVQVRMMAGPSMGIPPKEDTNPRSQARRAVFDDFRAKNPDIEVVNAGGLEMVGDRAESMFLMSMAGDNAPDVFYVNFRQYYNYIDQGFCRPLDDLVAKNPEILDRANPKVLEVLRSYDGKLYGVPWFQVAQGLYYRRDHFAQAGLDPNRPPRTWEEFNEVCRRLVQADQGRFGFGFAGPSYFWVNFLWQAGGEVVVPAEEGRWKSAIDSPQAAQALDFFRTVTTQKWQHNGKTIGPAATVTADLNGDIRTGKISMWFAYTNDVVVASMNDLSPSLVGVAALPAGPAGRANEINAGMWAINARIKDPRKLEACWRFIRYFAGDHAARINTERFVELGLANLINPVWLKKFGYPELAAQVDPAYVKASEDLFKSGHPEPYGRNCQQVYRVLDSALDRARLEPNTPSREILAGVSQEMDKVLLGYVEPKVLAHRRAVALGVLIGLSIALIGGFIWGARRVRPVRDKWVEKLPAGTSPRRVRAFMAWCLLPAVGTIMLWAYYPIARGLLIAFQDYRIAKGVRWVGLDNFVQVFSQPLFYKSLGNTFLYVALTIVIGFFVPIFLALMLNEIPRFKVFFRTLFYLPAMTSSVVVALLWRQLYDKTDKGILNIFTRPFFDLYGRATGQTIGPVDWLGDPKWAMLAIVIPGIWAAAGPGSMLYLAALKNIPEERYEAADLDGASWRHKLRFITLPGLRALMLINLLGVFVAGFKSMESVLLLTGGGPLYSTHTIGYEIWSQAFMFLNFGYATAAAWIMGIILVGFTLVQIRSLLRMRFSTAGR; from the coding sequence ATGCGAACTTGGCTTTTGGGGCTTGCCGCTTGTTTCGCGGCGGCAATCGCGGTTGCCCAGCCCGTTCAGGTTCGCATGATGGCGGGACCCAGCATGGGCATTCCGCCGAAAGAAGATACGAATCCGCGCTCCCAAGCGCGTCGCGCCGTGTTCGACGATTTCCGCGCCAAGAACCCCGACATCGAAGTGGTGAACGCAGGCGGCCTCGAAATGGTGGGCGACCGCGCCGAGTCCATGTTCCTCATGTCCATGGCCGGCGACAACGCGCCGGACGTGTTCTACGTCAACTTCCGGCAGTACTACAACTACATTGACCAAGGGTTTTGCCGCCCGCTCGATGACCTCGTCGCGAAGAACCCGGAGATTCTCGATCGCGCCAACCCCAAGGTTCTCGAGGTTCTGCGCAGCTACGATGGCAAGCTTTATGGCGTGCCCTGGTTTCAAGTGGCGCAAGGGCTCTATTACCGGCGCGACCACTTCGCCCAGGCGGGCCTCGACCCCAACCGACCGCCCCGCACGTGGGAAGAATTCAACGAGGTGTGCCGGCGATTGGTGCAGGCCGATCAGGGCCGATTTGGCTTCGGATTCGCCGGCCCCAGTTATTTCTGGGTGAACTTCCTTTGGCAAGCCGGCGGCGAGGTTGTCGTCCCGGCAGAAGAAGGCCGCTGGAAGTCGGCCATTGATTCGCCACAAGCCGCTCAGGCGCTCGATTTTTTCCGCACGGTCACAACCCAAAAGTGGCAGCACAACGGCAAGACGATCGGCCCCGCCGCGACCGTCACCGCCGACCTGAACGGCGACATTCGCACCGGCAAAATCAGCATGTGGTTTGCCTACACCAACGATGTCGTCGTCGCCTCAATGAACGATCTTTCGCCGTCGCTGGTGGGGGTCGCCGCGCTTCCGGCCGGTCCGGCCGGACGCGCCAACGAGATTAACGCCGGAATGTGGGCGATCAATGCCCGCATCAAGGATCCGCGCAAGCTCGAAGCCTGTTGGCGATTCATTCGCTATTTCGCCGGCGACCATGCCGCGCGCATCAACACCGAGCGTTTCGTCGAGCTGGGCCTGGCGAACCTGATCAACCCGGTTTGGCTCAAGAAGTTTGGCTATCCCGAGCTCGCCGCTCAGGTCGATCCGGCCTATGTCAAGGCGAGCGAAGACCTGTTTAAATCGGGTCACCCCGAGCCTTATGGCCGCAACTGCCAACAGGTGTATCGGGTTCTGGATTCGGCGCTCGATCGAGCTCGATTGGAACCCAACACGCCGAGCCGCGAAATCCTCGCCGGAGTCTCCCAGGAGATGGACAAAGTCCTCCTCGGATACGTCGAGCCGAAGGTTCTCGCCCACCGCCGCGCGGTGGCGCTTGGAGTTCTCATCGGGCTGAGCATCGCGCTGATCGGCGGATTCATTTGGGGGGCGCGCCGCGTGCGCCCGGTCCGCGACAAGTGGGTGGAGAAGCTTCCCGCCGGCACCAGCCCTCGCCGGGTTCGCGCGTTCATGGCATGGTGCCTATTGCCCGCGGTCGGCACCATCATGCTGTGGGCGTACTATCCCATCGCGCGCGGGTTGCTTATCGCGTTTCAGGACTATCGCATCGCGAAAGGCGTTCGCTGGGTGGGGCTGGACAACTTCGTGCAGGTGTTCTCGCAACCACTGTTCTACAAAAGCCTGGGCAACACTTTCTTGTACGTTGCGCTGACGATTGTGATCGGCTTCTTCGTGCCGATTTTCCTGGCGTTGATGCTCAACGAAATCCCTCGGTTCAAGGTGTTCTTCCGCACGCTGTTCTACCTCCCGGCCATGACCTCCTCGGTCGTCGTCGCATTGCTCTGGCGGCAACTTTACGATAAGACTGACAAGGGAATCTTGAACATATTCACCCGTCCGTTCTTCGATCTCTATGGCCGGGCGACCGGCCAAACCATCGGGCCGGTGGATTGGTTGGGCGACCCGAAGTGGGCCATGCTCGCCATCGTCATCCCAGGAATCTGGGCCGCCGCCGGACCCGGCTCGATGCTGTATCTGGCCGCGCTCAAAAACATCCCGGAGGAGCGCTACGAAGCCGCCGATTTGGATGGCGCGAGCTGGCGGCATAAGCTTCGGTTTATCACCTTGCCTGGGTTGCGCGCGCTCATGCTCATCAACTTGCTCGGCGTGTTTGTCGCCGGGTTCAAATCCATGGAAAGCGTGTTGTTGCTCACCGGTGGCGGCCCGCTGTACTCGACCCACACCATCGGCTACGAGATTTGGAGTCAGGCGTTCATGTTTCTGAACTTCGGCTACGCCACGGCGGCAGCCTGGATCATGGGCATCATCCTGGTTGGGTTCACGCTGGTTCAGATTCGCTCGCTCTTGCGGATGCGCTTCTCGACCGCTGGCCGGTGA
- the recA gene encoding recombinase RecA produces the protein MRTPNTNNNADRERALENALSQIEKQYGKGSIMRMGSQNKEQIPAISTGSLSLDICLGIGGLPRGRITEIYGGESSGKTTIALHTVAEAQRKGGIALYVDAEHALDPEYARNLGVDIDKLYISQPSNGEEALEIMDGIISSGAVDIVVLDSVAALVPKAEIEGEMGDSFVGLQARMMSQALRKLGGSINKSNTSAIFINQLREKIGVMYGNPETTPGGRALKFWASVRLEVRRGEAIKNGTEQIGSRTKVKVVKNKVAPPFRVAEFDMIYGEGISKSGDLLDMALAQAVISRAGTYYNYGDTRLGQGRDNARNFLDENPEIFAEIDTKVRALFKNDTVAVVEMPKDLTPAE, from the coding sequence ATGAGAACGCCTAACACGAATAACAATGCCGATCGAGAACGCGCCCTTGAGAACGCGCTGAGTCAGATTGAAAAGCAATATGGGAAGGGGTCCATCATGCGCATGGGCTCGCAGAACAAGGAGCAGATTCCGGCGATCTCCACCGGTTCCCTGAGCCTGGATATCTGTCTGGGTATTGGCGGTTTGCCGCGTGGCCGGATCACCGAAATTTACGGCGGGGAATCGAGCGGGAAAACGACCATTGCCCTGCACACCGTGGCCGAAGCCCAGCGAAAAGGCGGAATCGCACTTTATGTAGACGCCGAGCACGCGCTTGATCCGGAATATGCGCGCAACCTTGGCGTGGATATCGACAAGCTGTATATCTCGCAGCCCAGCAACGGCGAAGAAGCGCTGGAGATTATGGACGGCATCATCAGCTCGGGCGCGGTGGATATCGTCGTTCTCGACTCGGTGGCCGCGTTGGTTCCGAAGGCGGAAATCGAAGGCGAAATGGGCGACTCTTTCGTGGGTCTGCAAGCTCGCATGATGAGCCAAGCCTTGCGGAAGCTCGGCGGCAGCATCAACAAGTCCAACACGAGCGCAATTTTCATCAACCAGCTTCGCGAAAAGATCGGTGTGATGTACGGCAACCCGGAGACGACTCCCGGCGGTCGCGCGCTGAAGTTCTGGGCGTCGGTCCGATTAGAAGTTCGTCGCGGCGAGGCGATCAAGAACGGCACCGAGCAGATCGGTTCGCGAACGAAGGTGAAGGTGGTGAAGAACAAGGTGGCGCCGCCGTTCCGCGTGGCTGAGTTCGACATGATCTACGGCGAAGGCATTTCCAAGTCCGGCGATCTGCTCGACATGGCTTTGGCGCAAGCCGTCATTAGCCGCGCTGGCACGTACTACAACTACGGCGACACTCGCCTGGGTCAGGGCCGCGATAACGCGCGTAACTTCCTGGATGAAAATCCGGAAATCTTTGCTGAGATTGACACCAAGGTGCGGGCGCTCTTTAAGAACGACACGGTGGCCGTGGTCGAAATGCCGAAGGACCTTACTCCGGCTGAGTGA